The following proteins come from a genomic window of Rhizobium sp. 007:
- a CDS encoding formylmethanofuran dehydrogenase subunit C has protein sequence MKPLTFTLRSEPDERLDLSGLTPQKLNGMQPADIARLPIGTSRRPATVGDVFKVAGRDISNIVFSGGSGRFDLVGAEMTTGQIRVEGDVGARAGRRMAGGLLNIEGKAGLQAGSGMRNGRIEIAGDAGDGLGGPMAGEIHGMTGGLVIVGGKAGHRPGEKMRRGIIALLKGCGDYAGLGMTAGTIVAIGRVGLYPGHLMKRGSLLFDRRPAALSPTFIDCGRVEIVFPALFDRYLMEDKILDRPLLGAKPFRFGGDNAVLGKGEIMFPRG, from the coding sequence ATGAAGCCGCTGACCTTCACCCTTCGCTCCGAACCGGATGAAAGGCTCGATCTATCCGGCTTGACGCCCCAAAAGCTCAACGGCATGCAGCCTGCCGACATCGCCAGATTGCCGATTGGAACGAGCCGGCGTCCCGCCACGGTGGGCGATGTTTTCAAGGTGGCGGGCAGGGATATCTCGAACATCGTGTTTTCAGGCGGCAGCGGGCGCTTCGACCTCGTCGGAGCGGAGATGACGACGGGACAGATCCGCGTCGAGGGCGATGTCGGCGCCCGCGCCGGTCGCCGCATGGCTGGCGGCCTCCTGAACATCGAAGGAAAGGCCGGTTTGCAGGCGGGATCGGGGATGAGGAACGGGCGCATCGAGATCGCCGGTGATGCAGGCGATGGCCTTGGCGGGCCGATGGCGGGAGAGATCCACGGCATGACGGGCGGCCTCGTGATTGTTGGCGGCAAGGCCGGCCATCGCCCCGGCGAGAAGATGCGGCGAGGCATCATCGCGCTTTTGAAAGGATGCGGCGATTACGCCGGTCTCGGCATGACCGCCGGGACGATCGTTGCGATCGGACGCGTCGGTCTTTATCCCGGCCACTTGATGAAGCGCGGCTCGCTTCTGTTCGACCGGCGACCAGCGGCGCTTTCGCCGACGTTCATCGATTGCGGCCGCGTCGAAATCGTCTTTCCGGCACTGTTCGACCGCTATCTGATGGAAGACAAGATCCTTGACCGGCCGCTGCTCGGCGCAAAACCTTTCCGTTTCGGCGGCGACAATGCGGTCTTGGGCAAGGGCGAAATCATGTTTCCGCGAGGTTGA
- a CDS encoding LysR family transcriptional regulator, whose translation MKNLTLRHLRATQEIARHGTIVRAANALGLTPSAVTIQLKQIEEDAGIILFDRTNDGIRPTAAGLAFIDAAQMIEERLRQLDDEVDAIKGVRTGTLALGVVSTAKYFAPNMMATFRKSHPGIAVSLAIGNRAEIITKLKNHDVDIALMGRPPKDMPLHSVGFGDHPLVMVAPPDHPLAGKRDITKEEIAKERFLVREPGSGTRISLEIFLGEIPGRLDDLGTEMSSNETIKQAVMAGLGIAFISAHTIAMELEFGKLVTLDVIGMPIRRQWFSVTRTDRTVSPAMSAFQVFLRERGAQCLPFFDKLYPMLQQSD comes from the coding sequence ATGAAGAACCTGACGCTTCGACATTTGCGTGCAACGCAGGAGATCGCGCGGCACGGAACGATCGTGCGGGCCGCCAATGCGCTCGGCCTCACCCCCTCGGCCGTCACCATCCAGCTCAAGCAGATTGAGGAGGATGCCGGCATCATCCTTTTCGACCGGACAAATGACGGAATCCGCCCAACGGCGGCGGGCCTTGCTTTCATCGATGCCGCCCAGATGATCGAGGAAAGGCTGCGCCAGCTGGACGACGAAGTCGATGCAATCAAGGGCGTGCGCACCGGCACCCTCGCCCTCGGCGTCGTCTCGACCGCAAAATACTTCGCGCCGAACATGATGGCGACCTTCCGCAAGAGCCATCCCGGGATCGCCGTTTCGCTCGCCATCGGCAACCGGGCAGAAATCATTACAAAGCTTAAAAACCATGACGTCGACATCGCCCTGATGGGCCGTCCGCCCAAGGACATGCCGTTGCACTCGGTGGGATTCGGCGACCATCCGCTGGTGATGGTCGCACCGCCCGACCATCCCTTGGCAGGGAAACGGGACATCACCAAAGAGGAGATCGCAAAGGAACGTTTTCTCGTCCGAGAACCCGGTTCGGGCACGCGCATATCGCTGGAAATCTTCCTCGGCGAGATTCCTGGCAGGCTCGATGATCTGGGAACCGAGATGTCGTCGAACGAGACGATCAAACAGGCCGTCATGGCGGGCCTTGGCATCGCTTTCATTTCGGCCCATACCATCGCCATGGAACTGGAGTTCGGCAAACTCGTCACCCTCGACGTCATCGGCATGCCGATCCGCAGGCAATGGTTTTCGGTAACACGGACGGACAGAACCGTCTCCCCGGCGATGAGTGCCTTTCAGGTGTTCCTGCGTGAGCGGGGAGCCCAATGCCTGCCCTTCTTCGACAAGCTTTATCCGATGTTGCAGCAATCCGATTGA